The DNA region CAGCAGTATTTTCATCTTACAGGAGTTTTAGGAAGGTGGCTCTATGCAGCGCGCAGGTTGGCTCTATTAGAGCGCGCGACTGGCTCTAAACCTCTGCGCTGGTGGCTCTATCTCGCCGTGTTTCGCAGACTGCCCCGCAGCTGAGAGTAACAATGTTTTCGTCTGCAGTACGAAGCGGGCATGATTCCATTTGAGTCCGGAGATATTCGCAGAGCCTGTAGGTTTCTTCAGCGTTGCAGCCTTCTAACAACAGAGAAAACTCATCTCCGCCGATCCTGTAAGCACGGATATTTTCAGTCTGGATCTTTTTCAGTGTATCCGATAAATAAAGCAGTACCCTATCGCCCGCCGGATGTCCGCATAAATCGTTCACGACTTTAAAATTATCGACATCGATCGCCGCCAGCGCAATGAAATTTTGGGCTTTCCGGCATTCTTCCATAAGCTTCGGCAGATGGTCATCGAAGGTTTTTCTGTTGTTCAGCCCAGTGAATGGATCCAGCTTCAGCTGTTCCTCCATGTTTTGCTGTCTGTCATCGAATTTCATCATGGTTGCAAGATTATCGTGCCCATATAGTATCAGGACCTTTGCCAGCAGGTAGGAACAAAGGAACATGAAGCAGGCGACAAATATCTGCATAAGCATATTACTGTCCAATTTTCCTAAAAAATATATTTTGACACCCACCAGCAACACCGCAAGGCTGCTTATCCAAAAGACCCAATGGGTAATTTTGACATTTGAAAAGACGGTGGAGACGAAAATAGGCAGAATGAAAGAAGCTAGCAATACGTCGGCTATATTATGCGTAAGGGAAAGATAGAAGGAAAATATGATAAAGAGCGCAAGGGACATGTATTCCTTCGAAACAAGGGGAAAACGGGTTGAACGGATAAAAAGGTCTGCAAAAATGGTAAAAGCAAAGAGGCCTATGGCGGGCAGTACAATATAATTCCGCAGATAGGCATCAGGCGGACTTGTAAGGACACTCCGGGCTGCCAAATACCATATCACATGCGCCAGGATTATGATAGCAGCAGTGACATAGCCGGTATTTACTATGTATCGGCACCATTTGATAGGTTCTATGTATGACCTCTCTATGTCGCGGCTGATCCTTTTATCCATAGATGCCCCTCATCCTGATATGCTTCAAAATTTGAAGTCTATTAAAATTCGGTCCCTGGCGGATTTGCGAGGGATTCACTCGCGGAGAATCTGCCGGAAGACCCATCAGGCGGTGAATTGGCCCGTAAGTCTACAGGAATCAGTTCCCGCCTGACGGGGTCAGGCAAATTCTCCGCAGCCCAGAGGCTGCAAATTCCCCGGCGGATTCAGTTCCCGCCTGCCCTTGCGACTGCTTAGCCACTGCTCAGCTACTGCTTAGCCATGTCCTGAAAACTATTGCTTGCCAATTGCTTGTCGGGCCGGAAACCCCACCCGGCCCCCGCCCTACCTGATGATCCTCATCTCCCTGGTCGTCTTGTTCAGTGCTTCGGCGGTCCCATCCGGCTTGACGGTTACCAGGTTCTCTACGCGCATGCCGAATTTGCCTGCAATGTATATGCCGGGTTCGATGCTGAAGACGTTGCCCGGCTTAAGTGGTTTGTCGTTGCCTTCGATGATGTACGGGTTTTCGTGAACTGCTATGCCTACGCCGTGGCCGACGCGGTTGAAGAAGTACTTCCCGTAGCCCGCCTCTTCGATGATCCGGCGCGCGGCACGGTCGACATCCTGGCCGGTCGCTCCCGGCTTTACAGCGGCTTCTCCGGCAGCTTGCGCCAGGCGGACTATTTCGTAGATCTTGCGCTGTTCGTCTGTGGGTTCGCCGACGAAGAAGGTGCGCGAGGTGTCGGAACAGTATGATTTATAGCGGCAGCCAAGGTCGAGGATGATGACGTCCTGCTCCTGTATCACGCGCTGGTCCCCGCCGTAGTGGGGCATGGAGGCGTTGGGTCCGCTTGCCACGATGGGGGAGAAGGACATCTCCGTGCAGCCGGCCTCTTCGAGGAAGTCGGGGATCTTCTTTATAATGTCGCGCTCTTTCATTCCGGGCTTTATGAAGGTGAAAAGTTTTTCGACCGTGAAATCGATCATGCGGGCCGCTTCGCGGAGACGGTCAAGCTCCTCGTCGTCCTTTTGGGAACGCAGCGGGGCGAGTATGTCCTGGCCGTTGACCATCCGGATGTCCATAGTGTCTCGTATCGCGAGCATGTCTACAGCACGGACGCCGTCGTTGAAGGCGATCTTTCCGCCGAGGATGCCGAGGTGTTCGCAGCCGCGCTTAAATGCGCCAGTGAAGCCCTCGTGGTCGTTCCATTCAGCGTAGAAAGGCACGTCACCGAAGGCCCTGACGATCTCTTCCTTGTAAAGCAGCGGCGTCATCGCGAAGCACTTTCCATTTTTGTCGACCGCCAGTCCGCGCACGCGTTCATCGGGATGGGTGTCGAGCTCGCCGATGTATTCGAGGTCCGTGGATGGCCCTATGTAGAGTGCGTCGAGGCCTCTCTTTTTAAGTTCTTCCGCAAGTTTTGCTGCCCGCTCGGTCCTGATCATGACTTTTTCCTCCTCCGGAATTTTAATAGTCGTTTTAAAAATGAAACCTGAATAAACCACTCTATTATAATAGTTCTATTGGCAAATTTATCAATAATGGCAATAATTCTTTTGATAATTCCGTATCTATAAGGCAATGACGCAAAACATTAATTGACACCCAAATACGAATGCCCTAAGATTAGTTCAGTATTTTTGCTTATTCAATCTCAAAGGAGGCTAAAACAGTGAAGAATCGTTTTATCATTACCACGGCAGTTGTTCTCGCGGTCGGATTCTTTACCCTCGCATCGTTTGCTCCCGCAGCTGAAGCAGCGGCGAAAAAGGGCAAGGTGGCGATCGTAACGAACACTGTTTCTCAGAACGAAGAGGAATACCGTTCTGCGCAGGAAATGGTCAAAAAGTACGGCGACCGCATCGTACACGTTACGTGGCCGGACAACTTCATGGCCGAGCAGGAGCAGATGGTAAGCATCGTAGCGAAGCTTGCCTACGATCCTCAGATCAAAGCGCTCATCATCAACCAGGCGGTACCGGGAACCAATGCCGCGGTGGACAAACTCCTTGAGACAAGAAAAGACGTTTTTATCGTATATTCAACGCCGCAGGAGAACCCCCCGGATGTCGCAGCCCGCGCCCAGCTCATCATCCAGCCTGACGAACTCAGGATGGGAGACGCCATCCCCCTTCAGGCAAAGAAGCTTGGAGCCAAGACCTTCGTGCACTATTCCTTCCCGAGGCACATGTCGCAGGTGCTCCTCTCCTCGCGCCGTGAGCTGATGAAGAAGAAGTGCGCCGAACTTGGGATCAAGTTTGTTGACGCGACCGCTCCCGACCCAACAGGAGACTCCGGACTTCCCGGCGCTCAGCAGTTCATCCTTGAGGACGTTCCCAAGATGGTAGCGAAGTACGGCAAGGACACAGCATTCTTCTCCACGAACTGCGCAATGCAGATCCCGCTCATCAAGGCAGTAGTCGACGCAAAGGCGATCTATCCTCAGCCTTGCTGCCCGTCGCCCTACCATGGATTCCCGACAGCTCTCGGGATCAAGTCAAACACCGAGAAGCAGGGCAACCTGGAGTACGTCATAGCCGAGACGAAGAGGATACTGAAGGAAAAGGGCTGCTCCGGCAGACTCTCGACCTGGCCCGTTCCCGTCGCGATGATGGCGACCGTTGCCAGCACGGAATACGCGATGAAGGTCATCGACGGACAAGTCCCGTTTGACAAGCTGAACGTTCCCGTGCTTGAGAAGGACATGGCCAACTACGCGAAGGTCAAGGTCTCGACCACTCCCTACGTAGACGAAGCGGGCAAGAAATATCCGACCTTCCTCTTCGTGCTGATGGACTTCCTCACATACTAGTACAGTGTCAGCCGGGAGCAGCAGAACTCCAGATTTAATTCTGATCTGATCCACAAAAAGAATTCGCAGGATCTGATTCCTGCGGATTCTTTTTGTCATTCAAAAAAGCTGTCAGCGCAGCGGAAAATTTTATACCCTGACAGCAACAGAGACACGGGGAAAAATTGAAAGAGGGGGCAATGCTGTTGAGCGAAAACCTTCTTAGTTTCCGTAACGTATCAAAAAGCTATTATGGGAACACTGTCCTGTCAAACATAAACATCGAAGTCAAAAAGGGTGAGATACACGCTCTTATAGGAGAGAACGGAGCGGGGAAATCCACCCTGATGAACATCCTCTTCGGAATGCCCGTCATCCACACTACAGGGGGATACGAGGGCGAGATCCTCATCGACGGGCAAAAGACCGACATCCGCTCGCCCTATGAGGCGATGCAGGCTGGTATCGGCATGGTGCATCAGGAATTTATGCTTATCCCCCAGTACACGATAGCCGAGAACATCAAACTGAACAGGGAAATTACTACGCCGAACGCAGTCTCGAGGGTCCTTGGCAAAAGACTGGAAACCATAGATATGGCAAAGATGAACGAACACGCGCGCAAGGCTCTTGATACACTCGACATGAACATCGAGGCCTATACCATGATCGCTGGACTGCCTGTCGGTCACATGCAATTTATAGAGATCGCGAGAGAGATCGACAAAACGGGCATCAAGATCCTCGTATTTGACGAACCTACCGCAGTCCTCACAGAGTCTGAGGCGCAGAATCTGCTTGCGGCGATCAAGAGGCTTGCCGGCATGGGGATAGGTATCATGTTCATCAGCCACAGGCTGGACGAGATAGTCAGCGTCGCCGACCGTGTGACCATACTGCGGGACGGCGAGCATGTCGCAACTAAAGATATTGGGGATACAAACGCGGCTGAGATAGCGTCGCTGATGATAGGCAGAAAGGTCTCGATCGCGCGCGACTGCTCCGAGTGCAGAGAACTCTCCGACGAGGTCGAACTGCGGATCGAGGATCTGCATGTAGCCATGCCCGGAGAGAGCGTCCGCGGGATCAGCCTTGATATCAGAAAGGGAGAGATCGTAGGCATCGGCGGTCTGGCCGGGCAGGGCAAGCTGGGGATCGCCAACGGCATAATGGGCACTTACCCTGCCAGAGGCAAGGTGATCTTCAGGGGAAACGAACTGACGCTTAACGACCCTCACAGCGTAATAAAATCGGGCATCGCATTCGTAAGCGAGGACCGGAAAGGCGTAGGCCTCCTGCTCAACGAATCGGTAGAACTCAACATAGCCTTCACCGCAATGCAGACAAATGACCGATTCATGATCAAAGCAGCCTGTATGGCGTTCCAGAATGACCGAGAAATGCGGAAGCATGCACTGAAGATGATCGAAGACCTTGACATCCGCTGCGAGTCGCCTCTGCAGCAAACCGGCAGCCTCAGCGGAGGCAATCAGCAGAAGGTGTGCGTAGCGCGCGCACTGACCCAGGAACCGACATTCCTCTTCGTTTCAGAGCCTACGCGCGGCATCGACATCGGTGCGAAGAAGCTCATTCTCGATCTGCTGCTCAAGCTCAACGAGCAGCTCGGAATG from Synergistaceae bacterium DZ-S4 includes:
- a CDS encoding aminopeptidase P family protein, giving the protein MVYSGFIFKTTIKIPEEEKVMIRTERAAKLAEELKKRGLDALYIGPSTDLEYIGELDTHPDERVRGLAVDKNGKCFAMTPLLYKEEIVRAFGDVPFYAEWNDHEGFTGAFKRGCEHLGILGGKIAFNDGVRAVDMLAIRDTMDIRMVNGQDILAPLRSQKDDEELDRLREAARMIDFTVEKLFTFIKPGMKERDIIKKIPDFLEEAGCTEMSFSPIVASGPNASMPHYGGDQRVIQEQDVIILDLGCRYKSYCSDTSRTFFVGEPTDEQRKIYEIVRLAQAAGEAAVKPGATGQDVDRAARRIIEEAGYGKYFFNRVGHGVGIAVHENPYIIEGNDKPLKPGNVFSIEPGIYIAGKFGMRVENLVTVKPDGTAEALNKTTREMRIIR
- a CDS encoding DUF3798 domain-containing protein; this translates as MKNRFIITTAVVLAVGFFTLASFAPAAEAAAKKGKVAIVTNTVSQNEEEYRSAQEMVKKYGDRIVHVTWPDNFMAEQEQMVSIVAKLAYDPQIKALIINQAVPGTNAAVDKLLETRKDVFIVYSTPQENPPDVAARAQLIIQPDELRMGDAIPLQAKKLGAKTFVHYSFPRHMSQVLLSSRRELMKKKCAELGIKFVDATAPDPTGDSGLPGAQQFILEDVPKMVAKYGKDTAFFSTNCAMQIPLIKAVVDAKAIYPQPCCPSPYHGFPTALGIKSNTEKQGNLEYVIAETKRILKEKGCSGRLSTWPVPVAMMATVASTEYAMKVIDGQVPFDKLNVPVLEKDMANYAKVKVSTTPYVDEAGKKYPTFLFVLMDFLTY
- a CDS encoding diguanylate cyclase, which produces MDKRISRDIERSYIEPIKWCRYIVNTGYVTAAIIILAHVIWYLAARSVLTSPPDAYLRNYIVLPAIGLFAFTIFADLFIRSTRFPLVSKEYMSLALFIIFSFYLSLTHNIADVLLASFILPIFVSTVFSNVKITHWVFWISSLAVLLVGVKIYFLGKLDSNMLMQIFVACFMFLCSYLLAKVLILYGHDNLATMMKFDDRQQNMEEQLKLDPFTGLNNRKTFDDHLPKLMEECRKAQNFIALAAIDVDNFKVVNDLCGHPAGDRVLLYLSDTLKKIQTENIRAYRIGGDEFSLLLEGCNAEETYRLCEYLRTQMESCPLRTADENIVTLSCGAVCETRRDRATSAEV
- a CDS encoding sugar ABC transporter ATP-binding protein, whose amino-acid sequence is MLLSENLLSFRNVSKSYYGNTVLSNINIEVKKGEIHALIGENGAGKSTLMNILFGMPVIHTTGGYEGEILIDGQKTDIRSPYEAMQAGIGMVHQEFMLIPQYTIAENIKLNREITTPNAVSRVLGKRLETIDMAKMNEHARKALDTLDMNIEAYTMIAGLPVGHMQFIEIAREIDKTGIKILVFDEPTAVLTESEAQNLLAAIKRLAGMGIGIMFISHRLDEIVSVADRVTILRDGEHVATKDIGDTNAAEIASLMIGRKVSIARDCSECRELSDEVELRIEDLHVAMPGESVRGISLDIRKGEIVGIGGLAGQGKLGIANGIMGTYPARGKVIFRGNELTLNDPHSVIKSGIAFVSEDRKGVGLLLNESVELNIAFTAMQTNDRFMIKAACMAFQNDREMRKHALKMIEDLDIRCESPLQQTGSLSGGNQQKVCVARALTQEPTFLFVSEPTRGIDIGAKKLILDLLLKLNEQLGMTIVMTSSELAELRSICDRIVIVCEGRVVGVLPPDATDAEFGLLMSGSKINTAERSPENA